One window from the genome of Acidihalobacter ferrooxydans encodes:
- a CDS encoding sigma-70 family RNA polymerase sigma factor, which produces MSCYISEASDFGLLNRAEEHALGEKIEQASADIRHALMSWPSNLKAMQAGGIDNEDALDEDVVRATAEHIKRLERRLFHLCVNEGGLSREVYFARFEGRETEPGLPLAALPPSVVDGVCRVQYELRKIEIDNELSLTQIRHIAHQLHLAHVRLKRARETLVKSNLRLVMSIARRYVHHGIALEDLIQEGNMGLLTAVEKFDYRRGFKFSTYATWWIRQAVTRAIADQSRTIRVPVHVHDVIIKVSRARNALCQRLAREPTPKELAVESDVPLSKVLSALDAQREAIPLETPVGAHHEGSTTLWQLIGDDDTQQPLEYAEKTVCADAIENILGRLDERTAYVLRCRFGLGDAAEQTLQDVAQSLGVTRERARQIELKGINRLRSFWATRALHGFLDE; this is translated from the coding sequence TTGAGCTGTTATATCAGTGAGGCGTCTGATTTCGGGCTGCTCAACCGCGCGGAAGAACACGCACTGGGAGAGAAAATCGAACAGGCCAGCGCCGATATCAGGCATGCGCTGATGTCCTGGCCTTCCAATTTGAAAGCGATGCAGGCCGGCGGGATCGATAATGAAGATGCGCTCGATGAAGATGTGGTCAGAGCCACGGCAGAACACATAAAGCGCCTCGAACGGCGCCTGTTCCACCTGTGCGTCAACGAGGGCGGACTGTCACGAGAGGTGTATTTCGCGCGATTCGAGGGGCGCGAGACCGAACCCGGACTGCCGCTGGCTGCGTTGCCGCCTTCGGTGGTCGACGGTGTTTGTCGTGTTCAGTACGAATTGAGGAAGATTGAGATAGACAACGAGCTGTCGCTCACTCAGATTCGCCATATTGCACACCAGCTTCATTTGGCACACGTACGACTCAAGCGGGCACGGGAAACGCTGGTTAAAAGCAATCTTCGACTGGTGATGTCCATCGCACGGCGCTATGTCCATCATGGCATCGCCCTGGAGGACCTGATTCAGGAGGGCAACATGGGGTTGCTGACCGCGGTCGAAAAATTCGATTATCGTCGCGGGTTCAAATTCTCGACCTACGCGACCTGGTGGATTCGCCAGGCCGTCACGCGAGCCATCGCGGACCAATCGCGCACGATTCGCGTGCCCGTGCATGTGCACGACGTGATTATCAAGGTGTCCCGCGCACGCAACGCGCTGTGTCAACGGCTTGCGCGCGAGCCCACGCCTAAAGAGCTTGCCGTTGAGTCTGATGTGCCGTTATCCAAGGTGCTTTCTGCGCTGGATGCGCAGCGCGAGGCGATTCCTCTGGAAACACCGGTCGGCGCCCATCACGAAGGCAGCACAACGCTTTGGCAACTGATCGGCGACGACGACACGCAACAGCCTCTTGAGTACGCGGAAAAAACCGTTTGCGCAGACGCCATTGAAAACATTCTTGGCCGCCTGGATGAGCGTACCGCTTATGTGCTGCGCTGCCGTTTTGGACTCGGTGATGCGGCCGAACAGACCCTGCAAGACGTTGCGCAGTCGCTGGGCGTGACGCGCGAACGTGCGCGGCAAATCGAGTTAAAGGGGATCAACAGACTGCGCTCTTTCTGGGCAACGAGAGCCTTGCATGGCTTTCTGGACGAATAA
- a CDS encoding uracil-DNA glycosylase: MNKNTRHKAFISMLVGYRADHVFNPWNEINCFYQDHGGYLARRERLLQHMDCDAKLILCGEAPGYQGCAWSGVPFTSERLLCERQIPRIDTAARLSSRSRPWSEPSATTVWKTLYRLGLADSTVLWNAFPWHPHKPNIESSNRKPTSAEVAAGVDILSRFASLYPNARIVAVGRVAADAIQRSGLPLAGAVRHPSYGGAPEFAVGLAALMAS, encoded by the coding sequence ATGAATAAAAACACAAGACACAAGGCATTCATTTCGATGCTCGTCGGATATCGCGCCGACCATGTTTTTAACCCTTGGAACGAAATAAACTGTTTTTACCAAGACCATGGCGGCTATCTCGCTCGTCGCGAACGTCTGCTTCAACACATGGACTGCGACGCCAAGCTCATCCTGTGCGGCGAGGCTCCTGGCTATCAGGGCTGCGCCTGGTCAGGCGTTCCGTTTACCAGCGAGCGATTGCTGTGCGAAAGGCAGATCCCGCGCATTGATACCGCGGCAAGATTGTCAAGTCGTTCGCGCCCTTGGTCCGAGCCATCAGCGACCACGGTGTGGAAGACGCTTTACAGGCTAGGCCTTGCGGACAGCACAGTGCTGTGGAACGCCTTTCCCTGGCATCCTCATAAGCCAAATATCGAGTCATCCAACCGAAAGCCGACCTCCGCCGAAGTTGCGGCTGGGGTGGATATTCTGTCCCGCTTTGCCTCCCTTTATCCGAATGCCCGCATCGTTGCGGTAGGACGAGTGGCTGCCGACGCAATCCAGCGCAGCGGGCTGCCCCTGGCCGGTGCGGTCAGGCACCCCTCATACGGAGGGGCGCCTGAATTCGCTGTCGGCTTGGCCGCTTTGATGGCCTCATGA
- a CDS encoding TM2 domain-containing protein, with the protein MQDIKDIEACRQLNLDDGWTIADTSNRIDFTAPDGSVHKLWLPSDCSFVRMEKPDSEAAPVYGVVKLGPSLAEHALTPANPTAHSPTGPSDKSALAAFLFCLFLGVFGAHRFYVGRNKTGVAQLLTQGGFVIWAVIDLVLIVLGRFKDSEERPVTRWS; encoded by the coding sequence ATGCAGGATATCAAAGACATCGAGGCCTGCCGCCAGCTCAACCTCGACGATGGTTGGACTATCGCAGACACTTCGAACCGGATAGATTTCACCGCGCCTGACGGCTCGGTGCACAAGCTCTGGCTACCGTCGGACTGCTCCTTCGTTCGGATGGAAAAGCCCGATAGCGAAGCGGCGCCCGTCTATGGCGTCGTCAAACTGGGCCCCTCATTGGCCGAACACGCGCTCACGCCAGCCAATCCGACAGCCCACAGTCCAACGGGCCCCAGCGACAAAAGCGCCCTGGCCGCGTTTCTCTTTTGTCTGTTCCTGGGGGTTTTCGGCGCGCACCGGTTCTATGTGGGCCGAAACAAGACGGGCGTGGCTCAGCTTCTGACCCAGGGTGGTTTCGTCATCTGGGCGGTCATCGACCTGGTGCTGATTGTGCTCGGCCGGTTCAAGGACAGCGAAGAACGGCCGGTCACCCGGTGGTCTTGA